From the genome of Microcoleus sp. FACHB-672:
AAACCAATAGTGGACTTTATAGTTCATGGAATAAAGGGCTAAAACACGCCAAGGGTGAATGGATTTGTTTTCTAGGATCAGATGATTATTTTTGGGCGCTTGATGTGATTGAAAAAGTTGTGCCCCATCTGAATAAAGCTTTGCCAGATTTTCGAGTAGTTTATGGCAAAAATAATTTTATTAGTATAAAAGATGAGAGTATTATTATGACGCATGGAGCTGAATGGGGCCTTGTCAAAAATAATTTTATGCAAACCATGTGTATCCCCCATCCAGGTTTATTTCATCACAAGTCTTTATTCAAGGAATATGGTGAATTTGATAGCTCATTTAAAATTAGTGGAGATTATGACTTCCTGCTGCGAGAGTTGACGCACAGAGATGCCTATCATATTAATGATGCTATAGTATCAGGAGTGAGAATGGGGGGAATGAGTGGCAGATTAGATAATTTAATCCTCAAACATCGAGAGATCATAAAATGCAAACGTAAAAATGGGTTGCCAATATCTTCCCGAGAAATTCAGCGAGGGATAGTAGTATATGGATATGTACTATTGCGTTCTGTGTTGGGCGAAAATACCACAATTCATCTAGCTGATGTTTATAGAAAAATGACAGGAAGACCACCAATTTGGTCAAAATAAAAGGGGGTTAAGATAAATTTCAGATAGTGCAGTAATTTCAACAACACCTAGCAAACTCACCCAGAACTTTAGTTTCGGGCTAATAGTTAAAGTCCTCTTAAAATGACTGGGCTATGAGCTGACGAGTGTAGTAATCGGCAGATTTTTGAAATAGTTGAGAGTGGTACAATATATGATGATATCGTTTTGAACAAAGCAGAGCAGAAGATTGCAGGCCGTTATTCAAAAAGTCTGGCAATAAAAAGCCTATTTTATGAAAATTTTAATTGTTATAACTAGAGCTGATACTGTAGGAGGTGCTCAACGTCATGTAAAGGATCTAGCACATTCATTGATTGCTAGGGGAAACAAGGTTTTGATAATTACCGGCTCCAAAGGTCCTTTTACTACTACCCTGGAAAAATTTGAAATTCCTTGGATTGAATGTCAAACTTTGCAGAAAGAAATTAATCCAATTCAAGATTTTAAAACTGTAACATTTTTGAAAGAAATTATTAAAAATTTTCAGCCAGATATAATAGCTACACACTCCAGCAAATCTGGAATTTTAGGCAGATTAGCGGCTAAGTTTACTAATACACCTTGCACCTTTACAGCTCATGGTTGGGCATTTACGGAGGGAGTGCCTGAACCTAGCCGTACAATTTACAGGTTATTAGAACAATTAGCTAGCCCTTGGGCAGATAGAATTATCTGCGTTTCAGAATATGATCGCTCGCTCGGTATAAGAGCTGGGATTCCAAATAATCGACTTTTAACAATTTATAATGGAGTGGAAGATGTTGACAAGGAGTTAAAAGCGACTCCAAATCTGTCAAATCCAGTTAAAATTGTTATGGTTGCTCGATTTGACAAACAAAAAGATCATATCACCCTAATAGAGGCATTTAAAGACATTTGGGGTGCAGAGTTGCTTTTAGTAGGGGACGGTCCTAACTTGGAAGCTATTCAAATTTTAGTAAATCAACTAGAAATGGCAAATAGAGTCAATTTTCTAGGGTATCGTAACGATATTTCAAATATTTTGTCCCAAGCTCAAGTCTTCACTCTGGTTTCCAATTGGGAAGGGTTTCCTTTAGTAACATTGGAAGCAATGCGAGCTGGTTTGCCGGTCGTTGTATCTAGTGTAGGAGGGGCTGCTGAAGCTGTAGTTGATGGTGTCACCGGCTATTGTGTGCCTCGGAGTGATGTAGGCTTACTCCGAGAGTGTCTGAAGAGACTTGTCTCAGATCCGCAGATGCGCCAGCAAATGGGCAGTTCTGGCCAGAAGCGATATGAAGAAGAATTTACCTTTAAAAGAATGTTTGAAAAAACAGTCAATGTTTACCAGGCAATTCTGACTCAGAGGTTAGGGAATAGGTGAATGTGATGCAGCTACTAGTTACAGGTGCAACGGGTCTACAAGGTAGTTTATTCCTCAATCATCTTGCGACGGCAAGTCCGAACACGCAAGTTTATTGCTTAGTTCGACCTACCAGCGATCTTAGCACCATCAAAAAGTTAGACTTAAATTTAAACTTTTTGATAGGTGATAGTTCTACTGTAGAAACATGGGAGCAGGGTCTGAAGCAGTACAGCCCAGCAACGATTATTCATATTGCAGGCATCCGACATATTCCCGCCATCCTTGAAAGTCTAAAAAAAGCTGGACAGAGTCCCCGATTGATTGTAATTGGCACCACCGGCATATATTCTCAATACAATCACTATTCAGCGGATTACAAAGATATTGAAACTCAATTGGCTGAGTATCCGGGTTCTTCCTGTTTACTAC
Proteins encoded in this window:
- a CDS encoding glycosyltransferase family 2 protein; the encoded protein is MLNQEFSKSLNKQPLISVITAVLNGEEYLEQTIQSVINQSYKNVEYIIINDGSTDNTLNIIKKYDEQIAYWESQTNSGLYSSWNKGLKHAKGEWICFLGSDDYFWALDVIEKVVPHLNKALPDFRVVYGKNNFISIKDESIIMTHGAEWGLVKNNFMQTMCIPHPGLFHHKSLFKEYGEFDSSFKISGDYDFLLRELTHRDAYHINDAIVSGVRMGGMSGRLDNLILKHREIIKCKRKNGLPISSREIQRGIVVYGYVLLRSVLGENTTIHLADVYRKMTGRPPIWSK
- a CDS encoding glycosyltransferase family 4 protein translates to MKILIVITRADTVGGAQRHVKDLAHSLIARGNKVLIITGSKGPFTTTLEKFEIPWIECQTLQKEINPIQDFKTVTFLKEIIKNFQPDIIATHSSKSGILGRLAAKFTNTPCTFTAHGWAFTEGVPEPSRTIYRLLEQLASPWADRIICVSEYDRSLGIRAGIPNNRLLTIYNGVEDVDKELKATPNLSNPVKIVMVARFDKQKDHITLIEAFKDIWGAELLLVGDGPNLEAIQILVNQLEMANRVNFLGYRNDISNILSQAQVFTLVSNWEGFPLVTLEAMRAGLPVVVSSVGGAAEAVVDGVTGYCVPRSDVGLLRECLKRLVSDPQMRQQMGSSGQKRYEEEFTFKRMFEKTVNVYQAILTQRLGNR